In Xanthomonas sp. SI, the following are encoded in one genomic region:
- a CDS encoding DeoR/GlpR family DNA-binding transcription regulator, protein MSVTRDTSQRRLQISELVRQHGSVQVSALAQQFGVSLQTVRKDLRYLAERGVMARAYGGGIDSSAVNAVPAEPHYDAKRTVHLEEKRRIGRRAAAMVQPGNTIAIDSGTTAIQLAEALPDIDVTVVTNDFGVLTALSPKTHINLVMLGGELRRKNMAFYGGLTVEALDALHVDLLFLGVDGFDLERGITTHYEPEAMLNRKMVEAARAVIAITDSSKFGKICLHRIIPVSELDALITDTGAPEDVAQACQALGVDLLRA, encoded by the coding sequence ATGTCCGTCACCCGCGACACCAGCCAACGCCGTCTCCAGATCAGCGAATTGGTCCGCCAGCACGGCAGCGTGCAGGTGTCCGCCCTGGCGCAGCAGTTCGGGGTGAGCCTGCAGACGGTGCGCAAGGATCTGCGCTACCTGGCCGAACGCGGGGTCATGGCGCGCGCCTACGGCGGCGGCATCGACAGCAGCGCGGTCAATGCCGTGCCGGCCGAACCGCATTACGACGCCAAGCGCACCGTGCACCTGGAAGAAAAGCGCCGCATCGGCCGGCGCGCGGCGGCGATGGTGCAGCCGGGCAACACCATCGCCATCGATTCGGGCACCACCGCGATCCAGCTGGCCGAAGCGTTGCCGGACATCGACGTGACCGTGGTCACCAACGACTTCGGCGTGCTGACCGCGCTCAGCCCCAAGACCCACATCAACCTGGTGATGCTGGGCGGCGAACTGCGGCGCAAGAACATGGCCTTCTATGGCGGGCTGACGGTCGAAGCGCTGGACGCGCTGCACGTAGACCTGCTGTTCCTGGGCGTGGACGGCTTCGATCTGGAGCGCGGTATCACCACCCACTACGAGCCCGAGGCGATGCTCAACCGCAAGATGGTGGAGGCCGCGCGCGCGGTCATCGCCATCACCGACAGTTCCAAGTTCGGCAAGATCTGCCTGCACCGGATCATCCCGGTGTCGGAGCTGGACGCGCTGATCACCGACACCGGCGCCCCGGAAGACGTCGCCCAGGCCTGCCAGGCGCTGGGCGTGGACCTGCTGCGCGCCTGA
- a CDS encoding TonB-dependent receptor encodes MNAVRPHRHSLFHAIALALLMPATAWSQDAVPVSPQAQPAPGSATTSNAEASQNPVDLETIQVTGVRAALARSTELKRDAATVQDSISALELGRFPDDNVADSLSHITGVSITRTAGGEGQKVSVRGLGPEYTLTTFNGRILATDGAGRDFAYDVLPADVISGADVVKGAQSVLTEGAIGGLINLRSASPFDQKGQHAIVRAEGDRNQMSELNGRKLSAAYSNTFLDDTFGVLLGVVYAERKDRTDIAGNDGGWTRNPDPSDPTWGGNAWGGNIDPNGNGQLDPDEYGLIAPGQFRVGSILEDKKRRAFSGKFEWRPNDDVRIVVDGLKTRLDSPQVSYQQSYYPLFAPGRWSDITVQNGIVTGLTLDNPDPELRMNPEILNQTEHRVVDTDLYGINGQWKASDSLTLTGDLYRSTSKRYSGGQDTYVVLRMNQPNTTRITLGRNAVPNVTASFDDGRDLATGLANGQFTDTDFNTHYMELRGDNIADEITGGTIGGKLYVGQWGVDNLHFGVTRTERSKRRDLINNTLNGGADYYSGDNAINVGALGGNVLDHTFALPHFMDKVGSTFPRTFLAFDVPNYLAQLRAYDGNPRQDGSSYDYALAAPQWNPLESYRVEEKTNAFYVQADLSGERWNADVGVRLVKTRTRAQAWDAKILSITENGAFNYTAEYAEPTAIVQDGDYTFVLPSGNFTWRFSDDLLLRAGAAKTMARPSVDKLAPTNTTASVSWGEFTQIYGGNVNLKPYSAKQGDLSLEWYFAEQSIANVAVFYKRIENQITTSWEPNQDIGVPGHLFNVMRPINGDYAKVRGIEAGLQHFWDNGLGFRAQYTRNWSRSWVNGEERPLEGIAPAVYSLGVMYEKGPWSIGATADHTDGFVTAVNVLGAGYNEQADKITWLTAHVSYEVNDMLSLSLEGQNLLDDEQTYSINGNPLLSQGYSRYGRAFTLGLSLRF; translated from the coding sequence GTGAACGCCGTTCGTCCGCATCGCCACAGCCTGTTCCATGCCATCGCCCTTGCCCTGCTGATGCCGGCCACGGCCTGGTCCCAGGACGCCGTACCGGTCTCGCCGCAGGCGCAGCCGGCGCCGGGCAGCGCCACCACCAGCAATGCCGAGGCAAGCCAGAATCCGGTCGACCTGGAGACGATCCAGGTCACCGGCGTGCGCGCCGCCCTGGCGCGTTCCACCGAACTCAAGCGCGACGCGGCGACGGTGCAGGATTCGATCAGCGCGCTGGAACTGGGCCGTTTCCCCGACGACAACGTGGCCGATTCGCTCAGCCACATCACCGGCGTGTCCATCACCCGCACCGCTGGCGGCGAAGGGCAGAAGGTCAGCGTGCGCGGGCTGGGGCCGGAATACACGCTCACCACCTTCAACGGCCGCATCCTGGCCACCGACGGCGCCGGGCGCGATTTCGCCTACGACGTGCTGCCGGCCGACGTGATCAGCGGCGCCGACGTGGTCAAGGGCGCGCAATCGGTGCTGACCGAAGGCGCCATCGGCGGCCTGATCAACCTGCGCTCGGCCAGCCCGTTCGACCAGAAGGGCCAGCACGCGATCGTCCGCGCCGAAGGCGACCGCAACCAGATGTCCGAACTCAACGGCCGCAAGCTGTCGGCGGCCTACAGCAACACTTTCCTCGACGACACGTTCGGCGTGCTGCTGGGCGTGGTCTACGCCGAGCGCAAGGACCGCACCGACATCGCCGGCAACGACGGCGGCTGGACCCGCAATCCCGACCCGAGCGACCCGACCTGGGGTGGCAACGCGTGGGGCGGCAATATCGATCCCAACGGCAACGGCCAGTTGGATCCGGACGAATATGGGCTGATCGCGCCGGGCCAGTTCCGCGTCGGCTCGATCCTGGAGGACAAGAAGCGCCGCGCCTTCTCCGGCAAGTTCGAGTGGCGGCCGAACGACGACGTGCGCATCGTCGTCGACGGGCTCAAGACCCGCCTCGATTCGCCGCAGGTGTCCTACCAGCAGTCGTACTACCCGTTGTTCGCGCCGGGGCGCTGGTCCGACATCACCGTGCAGAACGGCATCGTCACCGGCCTCACCCTGGACAACCCGGATCCGGAGTTGCGCATGAATCCGGAGATCCTCAACCAGACCGAACACCGGGTGGTCGACACCGACCTGTACGGCATCAACGGGCAATGGAAGGCCAGCGACAGCCTGACCCTGACCGGCGACCTGTACCGCTCCACCTCCAAGCGCTATTCCGGCGGCCAGGACACCTACGTGGTGCTGCGCATGAACCAGCCCAACACCACCCGCATCACCCTCGGCCGCAACGCCGTGCCCAACGTCACCGCCAGCTTCGACGACGGTCGCGACCTCGCCACCGGCCTGGCCAACGGCCAGTTCACCGACACCGACTTCAACACGCACTACATGGAACTGCGCGGCGACAACATCGCCGACGAGATCACCGGCGGCACTATCGGCGGCAAGTTGTACGTCGGTCAGTGGGGCGTGGACAACCTGCATTTCGGGGTGACCCGCACCGAGCGCAGCAAGCGCCGCGACCTGATCAACAACACCCTCAACGGCGGCGCCGACTACTATTCCGGCGACAACGCGATCAACGTCGGCGCGCTGGGCGGCAATGTGCTCGATCACACCTTCGCCCTGCCGCATTTCATGGACAAGGTGGGCTCCACGTTCCCGCGCACGTTCCTGGCTTTCGACGTGCCCAATTACCTGGCGCAGTTGCGGGCCTACGACGGCAACCCGCGCCAGGACGGCAGCAGCTACGACTACGCGCTGGCCGCGCCGCAGTGGAATCCGCTGGAAAGTTACCGGGTCGAGGAGAAGACCAACGCCTTCTACGTGCAGGCCGACCTGTCCGGCGAGCGCTGGAACGCCGACGTCGGCGTGCGCCTGGTCAAGACCCGCACCCGCGCACAGGCCTGGGACGCGAAGATCCTCAGCATCACCGAGAACGGCGCGTTCAACTACACCGCCGAATACGCCGAGCCGACCGCGATCGTGCAGGACGGCGACTACACCTTCGTGCTGCCGTCGGGCAACTTCACCTGGCGCTTCAGCGACGACCTGCTGCTGCGCGCGGGCGCGGCCAAGACCATGGCGCGCCCCTCGGTGGACAAGCTGGCGCCGACCAACACCACCGCCAGCGTGTCCTGGGGCGAGTTCACCCAGATCTACGGCGGCAACGTCAACCTCAAGCCCTACAGCGCCAAGCAGGGCGACCTGTCGTTGGAGTGGTATTTCGCCGAACAGTCCATCGCCAACGTGGCGGTGTTCTACAAGCGCATCGAAAACCAGATCACCACCAGCTGGGAGCCGAACCAGGACATCGGCGTGCCGGGCCACCTGTTCAACGTGATGCGGCCGATCAACGGCGACTACGCCAAGGTCCGCGGCATCGAGGCCGGCCTGCAGCATTTCTGGGACAACGGCCTGGGCTTCCGCGCGCAGTACACCCGCAACTGGTCGCGCAGCTGGGTCAACGGCGAGGAGCGCCCGCTGGAAGGCATCGCGCCGGCGGTGTATTCGCTCGGGGTGATGTACGAGAAGGGGCCGTGGTCGATCGGCGCCACCGCCGACCACACCGACGGCTTCGTCACCGCGGTCAACGTGCTGGGCGCCGGCTACAACGAACAGGCCGACAAGATCACCTGGCTGACCGCGCACGTGTCCTACGAAGTCAACGACATGCTGAGCCTCAGCCTGGAAGGCCAGAACCTGCTGGACGACGAGCAGACCTACAGCATCAACGGCAACCCGCTGCTGTCGCAGGGCTACTCCCGCTACGGCCGCGCGTTCACCCTGGGCCTGAGCCTGCGGTTCTGA
- a CDS encoding transglycosylase domain-containing protein: MKRIAASALTAVTALLLIAIAAFSCYDMVAFQPRRVEIQALLKRAPAQDRDPPVLIRRYILASYQADYPPTAAVARMLLARLDVPRDGGMLAWHARMVLWDRLVWLHLSQDEIVALYTTLSYNGSGLGLSQLSQRLYAKPLSALSEPEAATVVAILWSPGMYLSDRSRLDRRRDLLMARVRAAR; the protein is encoded by the coding sequence ATGAAACGCATCGCAGCCTCGGCATTAACCGCAGTCACGGCGCTCTTGCTGATTGCGATCGCCGCATTCAGCTGCTACGACATGGTGGCGTTCCAGCCGCGCCGAGTGGAGATCCAGGCGCTCCTCAAGCGCGCTCCAGCGCAGGATCGTGATCCGCCGGTACTGATTCGCCGCTACATCCTTGCGTCGTACCAAGCCGACTATCCGCCTACCGCGGCCGTCGCCCGCATGCTGCTGGCGCGCCTGGATGTACCGCGCGATGGAGGCATGCTTGCCTGGCATGCGCGCATGGTGCTCTGGGATCGACTGGTCTGGCTGCACCTGTCGCAGGACGAGATCGTGGCGCTGTACACCACTTTGTCCTACAACGGCTCGGGCCTTGGCCTCAGCCAGCTGTCGCAGCGGCTGTACGCGAAACCGTTGAGTGCGCTGTCCGAGCCCGAAGCGGCCACGGTCGTTGCGATTCTCTGGTCGCCTGGCATGTACCTGAGCGACAGGTCGCGCCTGGATCGGCGACGGGACCTCTTGATGGCAAGAGTACGGGCTGCACGTTGA
- the ahcY gene encoding adenosylhomocysteinase, protein MNAVRKSFSTEGDYKVADISLADWGRKELDIAEHEMPGLMSIRRQYATAKPLAGVRVTGSLHMTIQTAVLIETLKDIGADVRWASCNIFSTQDHAAAAIAVTGTPVFAWKGESLEEYWDCTLDALTFTLADGTQTGPELVVDDGGDVTLLIHKGYELENGSKWVDEPASSHEEQVIKDLLKRVAVERPGYWTRVVKDWKGVSEETTTGVHRLYQLAEAGTLLVPSINVNDSVTKSKFDNLYGCRESLADGLKRAMDVMLAGKVAVVCGYGDVGKGSAHSLRAYGARVIVTEIDPICALQAAMEGFEVNTVEDSLGQADIYVTTTGNKDIIRIEHLTQMKDQAIVCNIGHFDNEIQVEALYKYPGVQKINIKPQVDKFVFPNGNAIFLLAEGRLVNLGCATGHPSFVMSNSFANQTLAQIDLWQNKDSYEKQVYRLPKKLDEEVARLHLEKIGVKLTTLSDDQAAYLGVSVDGPYKPEHYRY, encoded by the coding sequence ATGAACGCTGTACGCAAGAGCTTTTCCACCGAGGGCGACTACAAGGTCGCCGACATCTCCCTGGCCGATTGGGGCCGCAAGGAGCTGGACATCGCCGAGCACGAGATGCCGGGCCTGATGTCGATCCGCCGCCAGTACGCCACCGCCAAGCCGCTGGCCGGCGTGCGCGTGACCGGCTCGCTGCACATGACCATCCAGACCGCGGTGCTGATCGAGACGCTGAAGGACATCGGCGCCGACGTGCGCTGGGCCTCGTGCAACATCTTCTCGACCCAGGACCACGCCGCTGCGGCGATCGCCGTCACCGGCACCCCCGTGTTCGCCTGGAAGGGCGAGAGCCTGGAGGAATACTGGGACTGCACCCTCGACGCGCTGACCTTCACCCTGGCCGACGGCACCCAGACCGGCCCGGAGCTGGTGGTGGACGACGGCGGCGACGTCACCCTGCTGATCCACAAGGGCTACGAGCTGGAGAACGGCTCCAAGTGGGTGGACGAACCCGCCTCATCGCACGAAGAGCAGGTGATCAAGGACCTGCTCAAGCGCGTGGCGGTCGAGCGCCCCGGCTACTGGACCCGCGTGGTCAAGGACTGGAAGGGCGTGTCCGAAGAGACCACCACCGGCGTGCACCGCCTGTACCAGCTGGCCGAGGCCGGCACCCTGCTGGTGCCGTCGATCAACGTGAACGACTCGGTGACCAAGAGCAAGTTCGACAACCTGTACGGCTGCCGCGAGTCGCTGGCCGACGGCCTCAAGCGCGCGATGGACGTGATGCTGGCCGGCAAGGTCGCCGTGGTCTGCGGCTACGGCGACGTCGGCAAGGGCTCGGCGCATAGCCTGCGCGCCTACGGCGCCCGCGTCATCGTCACCGAGATCGACCCGATCTGCGCGCTGCAGGCGGCGATGGAAGGCTTCGAGGTCAACACCGTCGAAGACAGCCTGGGCCAGGCCGACATCTACGTCACCACCACCGGCAACAAGGACATCATCCGCATCGAGCACCTGACGCAGATGAAGGACCAGGCCATCGTCTGCAACATCGGCCACTTCGACAACGAGATCCAGGTCGAGGCGCTGTACAAGTACCCCGGCGTGCAGAAGATCAACATCAAGCCGCAGGTGGACAAGTTCGTGTTCCCGAACGGCAACGCGATCTTCCTGCTGGCCGAAGGCCGCCTGGTCAACCTGGGCTGCGCCACCGGCCACCCCAGCTTCGTGATGTCCAACAGCTTCGCCAACCAGACCCTGGCGCAGATCGACCTGTGGCAGAACAAGGACAGCTACGAGAAGCAGGTCTACCGCCTGCCGAAGAAGCTGGACGAGGAAGTGGCGCGCCTGCACCTGGAAAAGATCGGCGTGAAGCTGACCACGCTCAGCGACGACCAGGCCGCCTACCTCGGCGTCTCGGTCGACGGTCCGTACAAGCCGGAGCATTACCGGTACTGA
- the ppc gene encoding phosphoenolpyruvate carboxylase — protein sequence MNEYRSSIVFATPDIPLRDDVRRLGALVGDLLAEQVSAEFLDEIETVRTTAIARRESDAPPSSLSEQLYGRTPRDAEALVRAFSTYFQVVNIAERVHRIRRRRDYQRNSADTPQPDGLHDALRRLKAQGVSAQELGQWLPRIDVEPVFTAHPTEAVRRALLEKEQLMVASLVDNLDGMRTPGERATDAARFRMALTASWQTADSSPVRPTVEDEREHVGFYLTQVLYRVIPVMYETLEHAIEETYGEPVPLPRLLRFGTWVGGDMDGNPNVDAGTITATLDAQRRAVLDRYLKELWQLASLLSQSTTLVAVSDALLAQLERYRQLLPEAAAHSRPRHADMPYRLLNDLMRARLQATLDDAPGAYAAPAELEQDLQLILDSLQANKGLHAGWFAVRRLLWRVRSFGFHLARLDVRQESSVHARAVAAALGEDDWDARSAQDRASVLGAYAGGEQTLPAAPEDAGNARLDAVFAALADARARHGADALGSYIISMAHNRADVLTVLALARRGGLVDAQGAVPLDIVPLFETVDDLRGGTDTLRDLLADPVYRRHLAARNDVQMVMLGYSDSGKDGGIAASRWGLQRAQVELLDAAADLGIRLTFFHGRGGSIVRGGGKTTRALEAAPRGSVDGRLRVTEQGEVIHRKYGIRALALRSLEQMTGAVLLSSMRPRAADAREEAWRPVMDIVAEHSTRAYRSFVGDAEFMRYFRLATPIDVIERMTLGSRPSRRLGQDAALDNLRAIPWVFAWSQARAVIPGWYGVGSGLRAAVEAGHEDTLREMAADWPFFRTFLDDIAMVLSKGDLNIAEMFSRLAGPLHERFFPRIRDELALTKGWVKTLTGQASLLQHDPRLALSIRLRNPYIDPISVLQVDLLQRWRATDGEDEDLLRALVACVNGVSQGVQNTG from the coding sequence ATGAACGAGTACCGCAGCAGCATCGTGTTTGCCACGCCCGATATCCCCTTGCGCGACGACGTGCGCCGACTGGGGGCGCTGGTCGGCGACCTGCTCGCCGAGCAGGTGTCTGCGGAGTTCCTCGACGAGATCGAAACCGTCCGCACCACCGCGATCGCGCGCCGCGAGAGCGATGCACCGCCGTCGTCGCTGAGCGAGCAGCTGTACGGCCGCACGCCGCGCGATGCCGAGGCGCTGGTGCGTGCCTTCAGTACCTACTTCCAGGTGGTCAATATCGCCGAGCGCGTGCACCGCATCCGCCGCCGCCGCGACTACCAGCGCAACAGCGCCGATACGCCGCAGCCGGACGGCCTGCACGATGCGCTGCGCCGGCTCAAGGCGCAGGGGGTGAGCGCGCAGGAACTGGGCCAATGGCTGCCGCGCATCGACGTGGAGCCGGTGTTCACCGCGCACCCGACCGAAGCGGTGCGCCGCGCGCTGCTGGAGAAAGAACAGCTGATGGTCGCCAGCCTGGTCGACAACCTCGACGGCATGCGCACCCCCGGCGAGCGCGCCACCGATGCGGCGCGTTTCCGCATGGCGCTGACCGCCTCGTGGCAGACCGCCGATTCCTCGCCGGTGCGGCCGACGGTGGAAGACGAGCGCGAGCACGTCGGCTTTTACCTGACCCAGGTGCTGTACCGGGTGATCCCGGTGATGTACGAGACCCTGGAGCACGCGATCGAAGAAACCTACGGCGAGCCGGTGCCGCTGCCGCGGCTGCTGCGTTTCGGCACGTGGGTCGGCGGCGACATGGATGGCAATCCGAACGTGGATGCCGGCACCATCACCGCCACGCTCGACGCGCAACGCCGCGCGGTGCTGGACCGTTACCTGAAGGAACTGTGGCAGCTGGCCAGCCTGCTCAGCCAATCGACCACGCTGGTGGCGGTCAGCGATGCGCTGTTGGCGCAGCTGGAACGCTACCGGCAACTGCTGCCGGAGGCCGCGGCGCACTCGCGGCCGCGCCATGCCGACATGCCGTACCGGCTGCTCAACGACCTGATGCGCGCGCGCCTGCAGGCGACCCTGGACGACGCGCCGGGCGCCTATGCCGCACCGGCCGAGCTGGAGCAGGACCTGCAGTTGATCCTCGACAGCCTGCAGGCCAACAAGGGCCTGCACGCCGGCTGGTTCGCGGTGCGCCGGCTGCTGTGGCGCGTGCGCAGCTTCGGCTTCCACCTGGCGCGGCTGGACGTGCGCCAGGAGTCCAGCGTGCACGCGCGCGCGGTTGCCGCGGCGCTGGGCGAGGACGATTGGGATGCGCGTTCGGCGCAGGACCGTGCCAGCGTGCTCGGCGCCTATGCCGGCGGCGAGCAGACCCTGCCGGCAGCGCCCGAGGATGCCGGCAACGCGCGCCTGGACGCGGTGTTCGCCGCGCTCGCCGATGCGCGCGCGCGCCACGGCGCCGATGCGCTGGGCAGCTACATCATCAGCATGGCGCACAACCGCGCCGACGTGCTGACCGTGCTCGCCCTGGCGCGGCGCGGCGGCCTGGTCGATGCGCAAGGCGCGGTGCCGCTGGACATCGTGCCGCTGTTCGAGACCGTGGACGACCTGCGCGGCGGCACCGACACGCTGCGCGACCTGCTCGCCGACCCGGTTTACCGCCGCCACCTGGCTGCGCGCAACGACGTGCAGATGGTGATGCTCGGCTATTCGGACAGCGGCAAGGACGGCGGCATCGCCGCTTCGCGCTGGGGCCTGCAACGCGCGCAGGTGGAACTGCTGGATGCGGCCGCCGACCTCGGCATCCGCCTGACCTTCTTCCATGGCCGCGGCGGTTCCATCGTGCGCGGCGGCGGCAAGACCACGCGCGCGCTGGAAGCGGCGCCGCGCGGCAGCGTCGATGGCCGCCTGCGGGTGACCGAGCAGGGCGAGGTGATCCACCGCAAGTACGGCATCCGCGCGCTGGCGCTGCGTTCGCTGGAGCAGATGACCGGCGCGGTGCTGCTGTCGAGCATGCGTCCGCGCGCGGCGGACGCGCGCGAAGAGGCATGGCGGCCGGTGATGGACATCGTCGCCGAGCACAGCACCCGCGCCTACCGCAGCTTCGTCGGCGATGCCGAGTTCATGCGCTATTTCCGCCTGGCCACGCCGATCGACGTGATCGAGCGGATGACCCTGGGCTCGCGGCCGTCGCGGCGGCTGGGCCAGGACGCGGCGCTGGACAACCTGCGCGCGATCCCCTGGGTGTTCGCGTGGAGCCAGGCGCGTGCGGTGATCCCGGGCTGGTACGGCGTCGGCAGCGGCCTGCGCGCGGCGGTGGAGGCCGGCCACGAAGACACGCTGCGCGAGATGGCCGCCGACTGGCCGTTCTTCCGCACCTTCCTCGACGACATCGCCATGGTGCTGTCCAAGGGCGACCTCAACATCGCCGAGATGTTCTCGCGCCTGGCCGGGCCGCTGCACGAGCGCTTCTTCCCGCGCATCCGCGACGAACTCGCGCTGACCAAGGGCTGGGTGAAGACGCTGACCGGGCAGGCGTCGCTGCTGCAGCACGACCCGCGGCTGGCGTTGTCGATCCGCCTGCGCAATCCCTACATCGATCCGATCAGCGTGTTGCAGGTGGACCTGCTGCAGCGCTGGCGGGCCACCGACGGCGAGGACGAGGACCTGCTGCGGGCATTGGTGGCCTGCGTCAACGGCGTCTCGCAGGGCGTTCAGAACACCGGCTGA
- a CDS encoding TetR/AcrR family transcriptional regulator — MEMRPDAAQRRRLLLDAADEVFCEHGVLAPLELVVERSGLGRATLYRNFADRADLMIALLQRALDGLEGCARDIGERPDGLFLLLRDVAEHIAMSAPLADYWRSMPRDHPQIEVAHARLMAILLPFLQRATDAGLCRAGLDGDDLNLLLDMLGACQRGSDEAERKALALRGCRLLCHALATPAAAATL; from the coding sequence ATGGAGATGCGACCCGATGCCGCCCAACGCCGCCGCCTGCTGCTCGACGCGGCCGACGAAGTGTTCTGCGAGCACGGCGTGCTGGCGCCGCTGGAGTTGGTGGTCGAGCGCTCCGGCTTGGGCCGGGCCACGCTGTACCGCAATTTCGCCGACCGTGCGGACCTGATGATCGCGCTTCTGCAGCGCGCCCTGGACGGGCTGGAAGGCTGCGCGCGCGATATCGGCGAGCGCCCCGACGGCCTGTTCCTGCTGCTGCGCGATGTCGCCGAGCACATCGCGATGTCCGCGCCGCTGGCCGACTATTGGCGCTCGATGCCGCGCGACCATCCGCAGATCGAAGTGGCGCATGCGCGGCTGATGGCGATCCTGCTGCCGTTCCTGCAGCGCGCCACCGATGCCGGCCTGTGCCGCGCGGGCCTGGACGGCGACGACCTCAACCTGTTGCTGGACATGCTCGGCGCCTGCCAGCGTGGCAGCGACGAAGCCGAACGCAAGGCCCTGGCGCTGCGCGGTTGCCGGCTGCTGTGCCATGCGCTGGCCACGCCCGCGGCGGCGGCGACGCTATGA
- a CDS encoding DUF4105 domain-containing protein: MSLRRGRGPGRAAAAIAARNAPQRRWPARLARAAVALAIVLASVWGGLFLAYLPHTGTLVRYASALLWLAMGGAALWGLRHPREYRVLPWIFAVACAGLVFGWSQLLPEQNRDWADDVAQPLQPQVDDHLVTLHNVRNFAWRSDSDYTPRWETRQYDLDRLVSADLALSYWMGPAIAHTLVSFGFDDGRRVVFSLEIRRERGESFSALAGFFRNFEQAMIAADERDILAVRSNVRGEDVYLYRLNIPRAQLRQLFMGYVARAQQLQRTPKFYNTATSNCTTIVFELVRKFEPQLPLDYRLLLSGYLPSYVYAQHGFVPGYALATLQARGRIGERARQAGTGADFSQRIREGIPGEELPGAPR, translated from the coding sequence ATGAGCCTGCGTCGCGGGCGAGGGCCGGGACGCGCTGCCGCCGCGATCGCCGCGCGCAACGCCCCGCAACGGCGCTGGCCGGCACGCCTGGCGCGCGCTGCGGTGGCGCTGGCGATCGTGCTGGCCAGCGTCTGGGGCGGTCTGTTCCTGGCCTACCTGCCGCATACCGGCACCCTGGTGCGTTACGCCTCGGCGCTGCTGTGGCTGGCGATGGGCGGTGCCGCGCTGTGGGGCCTGCGCCACCCCCGCGAGTACCGCGTGCTGCCGTGGATCTTCGCCGTCGCCTGCGCCGGCCTGGTGTTCGGCTGGTCGCAGTTGCTGCCCGAGCAGAACCGCGACTGGGCCGACGACGTGGCGCAGCCGCTGCAGCCGCAGGTCGATGACCACCTCGTCACCCTGCACAACGTGCGGAACTTCGCCTGGCGCAGCGACAGCGACTACACGCCGCGCTGGGAAACCCGCCAGTACGACCTGGACCGGCTGGTCTCGGCGGACCTGGCGCTGTCCTACTGGATGGGCCCGGCGATCGCCCACACCCTGGTCTCGTTCGGCTTCGACGACGGCCGCCGGGTGGTGTTCTCGCTGGAGATCCGCAGGGAACGCGGCGAATCGTTCTCCGCGCTGGCCGGGTTCTTCCGCAATTTCGAACAGGCAATGATCGCCGCCGACGAGCGCGACATCCTCGCGGTGCGCAGCAACGTGCGTGGCGAAGACGTCTACCTGTACCGGCTGAACATTCCGCGCGCACAGCTGCGCCAGCTGTTCATGGGCTACGTGGCGCGCGCGCAGCAGCTGCAGCGCACGCCGAAGTTCTACAACACCGCCACCAGCAACTGCACCACCATCGTGTTCGAGCTGGTGCGCAAGTTCGAACCGCAACTGCCGCTGGATTACCGCTTGCTGCTGTCCGGCTATCTGCCGTCGTATGTGTACGCGCAGCACGGCTTCGTGCCGGGCTACGCGCTGGCCACGCTGCAGGCGCGCGGGCGCATCGGCGAGCGCGCCCGCCAGGCCGGCACCGGCGCCGATTTTTCGCAGCGTATCCGCGAAGGCATCCCCGGCGAAGAACTGCCCGGAGCGCCGCGCTGA